A region of Flavobacterium album DNA encodes the following proteins:
- the egtB gene encoding ergothioneine biosynthesis protein EgtB, translating into MISFEHYTTIRKHTEYICSFLQTEDYVPQPVPFVSPPKWHLAHSTWFFEEFILKKYFDGYAEFDSDFGFLFNSYYNTIGKRVLRAQRGNITRPGIDRIYEYRQYIDSHMEIIIQLKSGDPEFRNTLALGLNHEQQHQELLVTDIKYILGHNPIFPVYNEAIDWESVREENTGFISVPEGMYDIGHTGEGFSFDNEHGTHRVFLDAFEISAQLVTNSEYMEFMEAGGYANFNYWLDEGWSWVLQNDIHAPLYWHSIDGEWHHYTLRGLEKVDPDAMLTHISFYEAAAYAEWKRMRLPTEFEWEAASSQFNWGKRWEWTHSAYLPYPRFRKPEGAIGEYNGKFMINQMVLRGSSCATPQGHSRNTYRNFFHPDERWQFTGIRLVKL; encoded by the coding sequence ATGATTTCTTTCGAGCACTATACTACCATCCGGAAACATACAGAATACATTTGCAGTTTTCTGCAGACGGAAGACTATGTGCCGCAGCCTGTCCCTTTTGTGAGCCCGCCCAAGTGGCACCTTGCCCACAGCACCTGGTTTTTTGAAGAATTCATACTAAAAAAGTACTTCGACGGCTATGCGGAATTTGATAGTGACTTTGGCTTCCTGTTCAACAGTTACTACAATACGATAGGCAAAAGAGTGTTGCGTGCCCAACGGGGCAATATTACCCGTCCCGGTATCGACAGAATATATGAGTACCGGCAGTATATAGACAGCCACATGGAAATTATCATCCAGCTTAAAAGCGGCGACCCCGAATTTCGAAATACGCTTGCGCTCGGCCTTAACCATGAACAGCAGCACCAGGAATTGCTTGTAACCGACATCAAATATATCCTTGGCCACAACCCAATATTCCCTGTATATAATGAAGCAATTGACTGGGAATCGGTGCGGGAAGAAAACACCGGCTTTATCTCTGTTCCGGAAGGGATGTATGACATTGGCCACACGGGCGAAGGGTTCAGCTTTGACAATGAACATGGTACGCACAGGGTTTTCCTTGATGCCTTTGAAATTTCTGCACAGCTCGTCACCAACAGTGAATATATGGAGTTTATGGAAGCCGGCGGCTATGCCAACTTTAACTACTGGCTGGACGAAGGCTGGAGCTGGGTTTTACAAAATGATATCCACGCGCCGTTATACTGGCACAGCATCGACGGGGAGTGGCATCACTATACCCTCCGTGGGCTTGAAAAAGTAGACCCAGATGCAATGCTTACGCATATCAGCTTTTATGAAGCTGCGGCTTATGCCGAATGGAAACGAATGCGCCTGCCTACCGAGTTTGAATGGGAAGCCGCATCTTCTCAATTCAATTGGGGGAAGCGTTGGGAATGGACCCACAGCGCCTACCTGCCTTATCCACGGTTCCGGAAGCCTGAAGGCGCCATAGGCGAGTACAATGGCAAGTTCATGATCAACCAGATGGTGCTTCGGGGATCATCCTGCGCCACCCCGCAGGGCCACAGCCGCAACACCTACCGTAATTTTTTTCATCCTGACGAACGCTGGCAGTTTACCGGCATCCGTCTCGTAAAACTGTAG
- the egtD gene encoding L-histidine N(alpha)-methyltransferase, protein MKTKTLVDPFAEDVTKGLTENPKSLPSKYFYDDRGSRIFMEIMAMPEYYPTGCEFEILLQQSPAIVNKLPFTVPFNIIEFGSGDGMKTKHLLKAFTEQGAPFTYIPIDISQEAIDALEANINQALPGIDMQPQTGDYFEALTGIDSEKPALFLFLGGNIGNYKDADAIALLERFHAQMKTGDMLLMGMDLQKNPRIIQKAYDDPHGVTRAFNMNLLTRINRELDADINLDQFDFYCDYNPQSGEVNSYLVSLKKQHVHSALLNTTFYFEKDELVWTELSKKYTLAGISALAQSAGFAVAHNFMDCRHYFTDSLWIK, encoded by the coding sequence ATGAAAACCAAAACATTAGTAGATCCATTTGCCGAAGATGTAACAAAAGGGCTTACCGAAAACCCGAAATCCCTGCCGTCAAAGTATTTTTATGATGACAGGGGAAGCCGCATTTTCATGGAGATAATGGCAATGCCTGAATACTACCCTACCGGGTGCGAATTTGAGATACTGCTACAGCAATCTCCTGCGATCGTAAACAAACTGCCTTTTACGGTCCCTTTCAATATCATTGAATTCGGTTCCGGCGATGGTATGAAAACAAAACATTTGCTCAAAGCCTTTACAGAACAGGGTGCGCCATTTACGTATATCCCTATAGATATTTCACAGGAAGCCATCGATGCGCTCGAAGCCAATATCAACCAGGCTTTGCCGGGAATAGACATGCAGCCGCAAACAGGTGACTATTTTGAGGCGCTAACCGGTATTGACAGCGAAAAACCCGCACTGTTCCTGTTTTTGGGTGGCAACATTGGCAATTATAAAGATGCCGATGCTATAGCGCTACTGGAAAGATTTCACGCGCAAATGAAGACAGGCGATATGCTGCTGATGGGAATGGACCTTCAAAAAAACCCGAGGATTATACAGAAAGCGTATGACGATCCGCATGGCGTGACACGTGCATTCAATATGAACCTACTAACGCGGATAAACAGGGAGCTTGATGCCGATATCAACCTGGACCAGTTTGATTTTTACTGTGACTACAATCCGCAAAGCGGGGAAGTGAACAGTTATCTTGTGAGCCTGAAAAAACAGCATGTGCACAGCGCTTTACTCAACACTACTTTTTATTTTGAGAAGGACGAGCTGGTATGGACAGAGCTTTCCAAAAAATATACTTTAGCCGGTATTAGCGCCCTTGCACAATCTGCAGGTTTTGCTGTAGCCCATAACTTTATGGATTGCAGGCATTATTTTACTGACAGCTTGTGGATAAAATAA